In a single window of the Acyrthosiphon pisum isolate AL4f chromosome X, pea_aphid_22Mar2018_4r6ur, whole genome shotgun sequence genome:
- the LOC103311658 gene encoding uncharacterized protein LOC103311658, whose translation MVSELPFGGKTMPFAGDFRQILPVVRRGTRADINMSSIKENGLWSVMEGFNLVQNMCAGNDADFASWLLQLGNGQLPAVDGVPDTVQIPREMVCDVADLIDFVYPQQMSLANVKEFARRVVVCPTNEGCRWVNGDVLERVDGREMTYTGVDTVMADEADEVANFPTEFLNDLVRDGIPPFRLTLKVGLLRNLDPRRRLCNGTRLVVTEPQTHNFMARILGGDAQDDDIVLPKIPLTSSGEDDLPMPLRRLQFLVRLSFAMTINKSQGQTFDRVGLLLTSPPFTHGQLYVVFSRVRNAQSVRVDMYADDNERFLTKNIVYREVL comes from the coding sequence ATGGTGTCGGAATTACCGTTCGGCGGTAAAACCATGCCGTTCGCCGGTGACTTCAGACAGATATTGCCCGTGGTCCGGAGAGGGACGAGAGCCGATATCAACATGTCGTCGATCAAGGAAAACGGTCTTTGGAGCGTCATGGAGGGCTTCAATCTGGTGCAGAACATGTGCGCGGGCAACGACGCGGACTTTGCATCTTGGTTGCTTCAGCTCGGCAACGGCCAACTGCCCGCGGTCGACGGCGTTCCAGACACCGTGCAAATCCCGCGGGAAATGGTATGCGACGTCGCTGATTTAATCGATTTCGTGTATCCGCAGCAAATGTCGTTGGCCAACGTCAAAGAATTTGCTCGGAGAGTCGTCGTGTGTCCCACCAACGAAGGGTGCAGATGGGTCAACGGGGACGTGCTAGAGCGCGTCGACGGTCGAGAGATGACCTACACCGGCGTCGACACCGTGATGGCGGACGAGGCCGACGAAGTGGCCAATTTCCCCACAGAGTTCCTCAACGATTTGGTACGGGATGGCATTCCACCGTTCCGGCTGACACTGAAGGTGGGGTTACTCAGAAATCTGGATCCGAGGAGACGACTGTGCAACGGTACGAGGTTGGTGGTCACCGAACCGCAGACTCACAATTTCATGGCGAGAATTTTGGGCGGTGACGCACAGGACGACGACATCGTCCTGCCCAAGATACCGCTCACGTCCAGCGGTGAGGACGACCTACCCATGCCACTGCGGCGCCTTCAATTCCTGGTGAGGTTGTCGTTCGCCATGACCATCAACAAGTCGCAAGGTCAGACGTTCGACAGGGTAGGTTTGCTACTGACGTCGCCCCCGTTCACTCACGGGCAGCTGTACGTAGTGTTTTCGAGGGTGAGAAACGCACAGTCCGTGAGAGTCGACATGTACGCCGATGACAATGAGCGATTCCTCACCAAGAACATTGTGTACAGGGAAGTTCTGTAA